One segment of Thermoanaerobacter kivui DNA contains the following:
- a CDS encoding TatD family hydrolase: protein MLVDSHAHLEDEKYDRDREKVIEECKKDLTFLINVGSNLLTSKQSIELTHNYDFIYASVGIHPHDAQREFDKVEEIERLALQEKVVAIGEIGLDYYYDDPPKEFQKEIFIKQIKLAKKLNLPIIIHDRDAHGDILDILKKEWTKDLRGVFHSYSGSIEMAFQVIEMNFYISLGGPVTFKNAKKPKEVAKAVPIEKLLIETDSPYLTPEPYRGKRNTPVYVKFVAEKIAELREMSYEDVCRITAENTIKLFNIPIK from the coding sequence TTGTTGGTAGATTCTCACGCTCATCTTGAAGATGAGAAATACGATAGAGATAGAGAAAAAGTTATTGAAGAATGTAAAAAAGACCTCACATTTTTAATAAATGTGGGGTCTAACCTCTTAACTTCTAAACAGTCTATTGAGCTAACTCATAACTATGACTTTATATATGCTTCTGTTGGAATTCATCCCCATGATGCACAAAGGGAATTTGACAAAGTGGAAGAAATAGAGAGATTAGCTTTACAGGAAAAGGTTGTAGCAATAGGAGAAATAGGGTTAGATTATTATTACGACGACCCTCCCAAAGAGTTTCAAAAAGAGATTTTTATAAAGCAAATAAAGCTTGCAAAAAAGCTTAATCTTCCAATAATAATACACGACAGAGATGCTCATGGAGATATATTAGATATACTAAAAAAGGAGTGGACGAAAGATTTAAGAGGGGTTTTTCACAGCTATTCAGGAAGTATTGAAATGGCTTTTCAAGTAATTGAAATGAATTTTTACATTTCTTTAGGGGGACCTGTGACATTTAAAAATGCAAAAAAGCCAAAAGAAGTAGCAAAAGCTGTTCCCATCGAAAAACTTTTAATTGAGACAGATAGCCCCTATCTTACTCCTGAGCCTTATAGAGGGAAAAGGAATACACCGGTGTATGTGAAATTTGTAGCAGAAAAAATAGCAGAATTAAGAGAGATGTCTTATGAGGATGTTTGCAGGATCACTGCTGAAAATACCATAAAACTTTTTAACATCCCTATCAAATAA
- a CDS encoding anti-sigma factor domain-containing protein: protein MRAVVVQKEKNRTYVMTQDGQFKCLKNLQNVQIGETIELQPDFEIYKNIGKIVIAASLIFALIFAIINFKPPEVYAYVYIDINPSIEVSIDKNGKIINAVPLNEDGKKILDKLPYKGLDITTFLAQTVVESQKLGFLKEEDTVIITTVPVKNSQVINEDIQKAVNNIKKTNAKIQIETLKSSKAQREEAKKEKTSPGRLILWENAKREGVEIPKDKLNSSEFFKELKEAYTKIKDYSKNKEIEKNKEKTLSKVKITPDKPIKIKEKELYKEETTQKIKNVKDKEVKNQNTPVKKEENNDNISKLKDNESAPNTQSQNSNASQNNNTSGQKEESKAKPVSDNNKSNNSDKTTVKNIDKNVKEIENYPPKDNKNNEEYNEKMKEVKD, encoded by the coding sequence ATGAGAGCTGTAGTAGTCCAAAAAGAAAAAAATAGAACCTATGTCATGACTCAAGATGGCCAGTTTAAATGCTTAAAAAATTTGCAAAATGTGCAGATAGGAGAAACCATTGAATTACAGCCAGATTTTGAAATTTATAAGAATATTGGTAAAATTGTAATAGCAGCTTCTCTTATTTTTGCTCTAATATTTGCCATTATAAATTTTAAACCACCAGAAGTTTACGCTTATGTGTATATAGACATAAACCCAAGCATAGAAGTTTCAATAGATAAAAATGGTAAAATAATAAATGCCGTTCCTCTAAATGAAGATGGCAAAAAAATTTTAGATAAACTCCCTTATAAAGGCCTTGACATTACAACTTTTTTAGCTCAAACAGTGGTAGAATCACAAAAACTTGGTTTTTTAAAAGAAGAAGATACAGTAATAATAACTACTGTTCCTGTAAAAAATTCACAAGTTATAAATGAAGACATACAAAAAGCCGTTAATAACATCAAAAAGACAAATGCCAAAATTCAAATAGAAACTTTGAAATCCAGTAAAGCGCAAAGAGAAGAAGCAAAAAAAGAAAAAACTTCTCCTGGCAGACTCATCTTGTGGGAAAATGCCAAAAGAGAAGGAGTAGAAATACCAAAAGATAAATTAAATAGCTCTGAATTTTTTAAGGAGTTAAAAGAAGCGTACACAAAAATAAAAGATTACTCTAAAAATAAAGAAATAGAAAAAAATAAAGAAAAAACTCTTTCTAAAGTTAAAATTACTCCAGATAAACCTATTAAAATAAAAGAAAAAGAACTTTACAAAGAGGAAACTACACAAAAAATAAAAAATGTAAAAGATAAAGAAGTAAAAAACCAAAATACCCCAGTTAAAAAAGAAGAGAATAATGATAATATATCTAAACTGAAAGATAATGAAAGCGCACCAAACACACAATCACAAAACAGCAATGCTTCTCAAAACAACAATACTTCTGGTCAAAAAGAGGAAAGCAAAGCAAAACCTGTTTCTGATAACAATAAATCTAACAATTCTGATAAAACTACCGTTAAAAATATTGACAAAAATGTAAAAGAAATAGAAAACTATCCCCCAAAAGATAACAAAAATAACGAAGAATATAATGAAAAAATGAAGGAGGTGAAAGATTAA
- a CDS encoding ubiquitin-like domain-containing protein, with translation MNTDKFRKRLGEMVKKPVALLTLAAVFLLVVSLGAYASLKKEVTIQDDNRKIVVTTLKYTVKDLLEEKNIKLRKEDVVSPSLDAVLKNGMKVTIKRAVPVTLCVDGKTKEIYTAASNIKDVLTQNGITLGPKDKVNMALDTSVFKYMYIDVTKVTEKIITQEVDIPYQTETVKNDNMERGQVKVVQQGEMGKKQVVMKITYENGKEVARNVIEEKIIKNPINKMVQVGTLGILTTSRGETFRYREVRMMIATAYDSSEDSTGKKPSDPDYGITATGIKATRGVIAVDPRVIPFGTRMYVEGYGFGIAADTGGAIKGNIIDVYFPTHEEVQKWGRRYVKVYILK, from the coding sequence ATGAATACAGACAAGTTTAGAAAGCGACTTGGTGAAATGGTTAAAAAACCAGTTGCTCTTCTAACGTTGGCTGCAGTATTCCTCTTAGTTGTGAGTCTTGGAGCATACGCAAGCTTAAAGAAGGAAGTAACCATACAGGATGACAATAGAAAAATAGTTGTTACAACGCTAAAATATACAGTTAAAGATTTGTTAGAAGAGAAAAACATTAAGCTGAGAAAAGAAGATGTAGTATCACCTTCGTTAGATGCTGTTTTGAAAAATGGCATGAAAGTTACTATTAAAAGAGCGGTGCCCGTTACTCTTTGCGTTGATGGAAAAACTAAAGAAATTTACACTGCTGCATCAAACATAAAAGATGTGCTTACCCAAAATGGGATAACTTTAGGCCCAAAAGACAAAGTAAATATGGCATTGGACACATCAGTATTTAAGTACATGTACATCGATGTTACAAAAGTTACAGAAAAAATTATCACACAAGAAGTTGATATACCATATCAAACAGAAACAGTGAAGAATGACAACATGGAAAGAGGACAAGTGAAAGTAGTTCAACAAGGGGAGATGGGGAAAAAACAAGTTGTGATGAAAATTACATATGAAAATGGTAAAGAAGTGGCAAGAAACGTCATAGAAGAAAAGATAATAAAAAACCCCATAAACAAAATGGTACAGGTTGGAACATTAGGAATTCTCACTACATCAAGAGGAGAGACTTTTAGATACAGAGAAGTGAGAATGATGATTGCAACGGCTTACGATAGCAGCGAAGACAGTACAGGTAAGAAACCCTCCGACCCAGATTATGGAATAACGGCTACAGGTATCAAAGCTACACGGGGAGTAATAGCTGTAGACCCTAGAGTTATACCATTTGGTACGAGGATGTATGTGGAAGGATATGGATTCGGAATTGCTGCAGATACTGGAGGCGCTATAAAGGGCAATATAATTGACGTTTATTTTCCAACCCATGAAGAAGTCCAAAAATGGGGAAGAAGATATGTTAAAGTTTATATTTTAAAATAG
- the sigI gene encoding RNA polymerase sigma factor SigI: protein MDINDRVYVAKKDPTEREKLIKEYTPFVIKQLSQMTNKYIDERNSDELSIGLLAFNEAIDNYDNTKGSFLSFSSMLIKRRLIDFFRKNHTETIPLELYIESGEDYESENRKLEMFSFVSLLSLYNITLDDLVKQSPKHSDTRKTAVKIAYTICENSELLAFLKTKKTLPVKELVHILNISRKTIEKHRKYIIALVIILSEDLPILKQYISSESEVAKI from the coding sequence GTGGATATAAACGACAGAGTATACGTAGCAAAAAAAGACCCCACCGAAAGAGAAAAATTAATCAAAGAATACACTCCCTTTGTGATAAAGCAATTATCACAAATGACAAATAAATACATAGATGAAAGAAACAGTGACGAATTAAGCATAGGACTCTTAGCTTTTAATGAGGCAATTGACAATTACGACAACACTAAAGGTTCATTTTTAAGTTTTTCCAGCATGTTAATAAAAAGACGCCTTATAGACTTTTTCAGAAAAAATCACACAGAGACCATCCCATTAGAGTTATATATAGAAAGCGGCGAAGATTACGAAAGCGAAAACAGAAAATTGGAAATGTTTTCTTTTGTCAGTTTACTGAGCCTTTACAACATAACTTTAGATGACTTAGTCAAGCAATCCCCCAAACATTCTGACACGCGAAAAACAGCAGTAAAAATTGCCTACACTATATGTGAAAACAGTGAATTATTGGCATTTCTTAAGACGAAGAAAACGCTTCCCGTTAAAGAACTAGTACATATTTTGAATATAAGCCGCAAAACCATAGAAAAGCACAGAAAATACATAATAGCGTTGGTAATAATCCTTTCGGAAGATTTGCCCATACTTAAGCAGTACATAAGTTCGGAAAGTGAGGTGGCAAAAATATGA
- a CDS encoding Mrp/NBP35 family ATP-binding protein, producing the protein MIIYYNINVNKKIPRGGIKLVTKEQVLNALKEVYDPEIGKSIVDLNMVKNVQIDGSKVIVDINLTVKGCPLQDTIKKDAIEKVSAIEGVAEVVVNLGAMTEKERQDLARKLSGGKKPLFENTRVIVVGSGKGGVGKSTVSVNLAVALARLGFKVGLLDADVLGFSVPRLLGIVGERPYALDEHTILPLEKYGIKVISMGNFTDEDTPLIWRGPLLGGVLDQFFNDVYWGDLDYLVLDLPPGTGDVPLTVMQKLPEAKFILVTTPQASASHVAGRIGYMAKKVNLEVIGIVENMSYFECPNCHQRYNIFGEGETEKLAEDLGTEILVKIPIEIKVRELSDIGTPAALSDGEEGLPYMKLAEKVVEKVRPIK; encoded by the coding sequence ATGATTATATATTATAATATAAATGTCAACAAAAAAATACCAAGAGGGGGTATAAAATTGGTTACAAAAGAACAAGTACTAAACGCATTGAAAGAGGTTTATGACCCTGAGATAGGCAAAAGTATAGTCGACCTTAACATGGTTAAAAATGTCCAAATAGATGGTAGCAAAGTCATAGTTGACATAAATCTCACTGTGAAAGGTTGCCCCCTTCAAGATACCATTAAAAAGGATGCAATAGAAAAAGTATCCGCTATTGAAGGGGTAGCTGAAGTGGTGGTAAATTTAGGTGCTATGACTGAAAAAGAGAGGCAAGATTTAGCTAGAAAACTGTCTGGTGGCAAAAAGCCGTTGTTTGAAAATACTCGAGTGATAGTAGTAGGCAGTGGCAAAGGTGGAGTGGGTAAGTCCACTGTCTCTGTTAATTTAGCGGTAGCCCTTGCTCGATTAGGTTTTAAGGTAGGTCTTTTGGACGCTGATGTGTTGGGATTTAGCGTGCCAAGGCTTTTAGGCATTGTGGGTGAAAGACCTTATGCGTTGGATGAGCATACCATTTTGCCTCTTGAAAAGTATGGCATAAAAGTGATTTCAATGGGAAATTTTACTGACGAAGATACGCCTCTTATTTGGAGAGGTCCACTTTTAGGAGGTGTTCTCGATCAATTTTTTAACGATGTATATTGGGGAGATTTAGATTATCTTGTTTTGGATTTACCTCCAGGGACTGGGGATGTGCCTCTTACTGTAATGCAAAAATTGCCTGAGGCAAAATTTATACTTGTCACAACTCCTCAAGCATCAGCTTCCCATGTGGCTGGCAGAATTGGGTATATGGCTAAGAAAGTTAACTTAGAAGTTATAGGTATTGTGGAAAATATGTCTTATTTTGAATGTCCTAACTGCCACCAAAGATATAATATATTTGGCGAAGGGGAAACAGAAAAGTTGGCAGAAGATTTAGGGACAGAGATACTCGTAAAGATTCCAATAGAAATTAAAGTAAGGGAATTGAGCGATATAGGAACACCTGCTGCACTCAGTGATGGCGAAGAAGGATTACCTTATATGAAACTTGCGGAGAAAGTTGTGGAAAAAGTAAGGCCGATTAAATAA
- a CDS encoding AAA family ATPase: MFKEILLGITIAFALFAAFLGINGAPLFFIAGVFLLLNYIMENKGLITSAKNIGKPESEISFEDIGGQNTAISELKEALDFVINRDKIAKMGIRPIKGILLSGPPGTGKTLLAKAAAKYTNSSFVATSGSEFIEMYAGVGAQRVRKLFETAKNLAKKENKNSAIIFIDEIDILGAKRGTNESHHEYDQTLNQLLVEMDGIKSDGDISILVIAATNRPDLLDPALLRPGRFDRQVVVDLPDKSGRLQILKIHTKNKPLGEDVNLEAIAEDTFGFSGAHLESLCNEAAILAMRDNSDVILQKHFVEAVDKVILGEKSDRKPTEEEIYRVSVHEAGHAIISEMVNPNSVATVTIVPRGKALGFVRQTDKEDTLIYTKEQLEKDIMVCLGGTVAELLVLGNRSTGSANDFEQAVDIAKKIVYTGLSSLGIISRDDVSKEKVNDEINEIMREQEEKVQKMLEKKLGQLKEIANILRKEETISGDKLRELISEKEAAIA, from the coding sequence ATGTTTAAAGAAATTTTACTCGGAATAACTATCGCTTTTGCGTTATTTGCAGCTTTTCTTGGTATAAATGGTGCTCCTTTGTTCTTTATTGCAGGGGTGTTCTTACTGCTCAACTATATTATGGAAAATAAAGGATTGATAACAAGTGCCAAAAATATTGGTAAGCCTGAATCAGAAATTTCTTTTGAAGATATTGGAGGGCAAAACACTGCGATTTCAGAGTTAAAAGAGGCTTTGGATTTTGTAATAAATAGGGACAAAATAGCTAAAATGGGCATAAGACCTATAAAAGGTATATTGTTAAGTGGACCTCCGGGAACAGGCAAAACCCTCCTTGCTAAGGCAGCAGCCAAATATACAAATTCCAGTTTTGTAGCGACTTCAGGCAGTGAGTTTATTGAAATGTATGCTGGAGTAGGTGCTCAAAGGGTTAGAAAACTCTTTGAAACGGCAAAAAATCTTGCTAAAAAAGAAAACAAAAACAGCGCAATAATATTTATTGACGAAATTGATATATTAGGTGCTAAAAGAGGCACTAATGAAAGTCATCACGAGTATGACCAAACCCTCAATCAACTGCTGGTGGAAATGGATGGCATTAAAAGTGATGGAGACATAAGTATTTTGGTAATTGCTGCTACTAATAGACCTGACTTATTAGATCCTGCTCTTTTGCGTCCTGGAAGATTTGACAGGCAAGTGGTAGTGGACTTACCGGATAAAAGCGGAAGACTTCAGATTCTTAAAATTCATACTAAAAACAAACCATTAGGAGAAGACGTCAATCTTGAGGCTATAGCTGAAGATACTTTTGGATTTTCAGGAGCACATTTGGAGAGCCTTTGCAATGAAGCGGCGATTCTCGCGATGAGGGATAATTCTGACGTTATTTTGCAAAAACATTTCGTAGAAGCAGTGGATAAAGTCATACTGGGAGAAAAAAGTGACCGAAAACCGACAGAAGAAGAAATATACAGGGTTTCTGTACACGAAGCAGGGCATGCCATCATAAGCGAGATGGTAAATCCAAATTCTGTCGCAACGGTTACGATTGTTCCAAGGGGGAAAGCCCTCGGATTTGTAAGGCAGACTGATAAAGAGGATACTCTTATTTACACAAAAGAACAATTAGAAAAAGACATAATGGTGTGCCTTGGGGGGACCGTTGCTGAGCTTTTAGTATTAGGTAACAGAAGTACAGGCTCTGCTAATGACTTTGAACAAGCTGTTGACATTGCAAAGAAGATAGTTTATACAGGGTTATCAAGTTTAGGCATAATTAGTAGAGACGACGTGTCGAAAGAAAAAGTCAATGATGAGATAAATGAGATTATGAGAGAACAGGAAGAAAAAGTTCAAAAAATGCTTGAGAAGAAACTTGGGCAGTTGAAAGAGATTGCAAATATTTTAAGAAAAGAAGAGACTATATCGGGAGATAAGTTAAGAGAGCTCATAAGTGAAAAAGAGGCTGCTATAGCGTGA
- the rsmA gene encoding 16S rRNA (adenine(1518)-N(6)/adenine(1519)-N(6))-dimethyltransferase RsmA produces MKVKGVNVKKRLGQNFILDKNILSKIVNASGVTSEDFVLEIGAGLGTLTEELAKRVKKVVTFEIDKELYEVLKEKLRIYDNVVVINEDIMKVDLEKLAHEYFEGENFKVVANLPYYITSPIIMLLLDCKFIKDITVLVQKEVAQRICASPGTKEYGILTVFINFKAKPKILFNLPPSVFIPPPKVQSSLIKFEILDKPVAQVKDEKLFSDVVKAAFGQRRKVLSNALKTLNIDKEIIERAFDLSGLSFKRRGETLTVEEFALLANNIYDLTIK; encoded by the coding sequence ATGAAAGTAAAAGGTGTTAATGTAAAGAAGAGATTGGGTCAAAACTTTATATTGGACAAAAACATTTTATCAAAAATTGTAAATGCTTCAGGTGTGACTTCAGAAGATTTTGTATTGGAAATAGGAGCAGGGCTTGGCACTTTGACAGAAGAGCTAGCTAAAAGAGTAAAAAAAGTGGTTACATTTGAAATTGACAAAGAGCTTTATGAAGTGTTGAAGGAGAAGCTAAGAATTTACGATAATGTCGTGGTTATAAATGAAGATATAATGAAGGTGGATTTAGAAAAATTAGCCCATGAATACTTTGAAGGGGAAAATTTCAAAGTAGTTGCCAATCTTCCCTATTATATTACATCTCCCATAATAATGCTACTTCTTGATTGCAAATTTATAAAAGATATAACTGTTTTAGTACAAAAAGAAGTAGCACAGAGAATTTGTGCAAGCCCCGGCACAAAAGAATATGGGATACTTACTGTTTTTATAAATTTTAAGGCGAAACCTAAAATACTTTTTAATCTTCCTCCTTCTGTTTTTATTCCTCCACCTAAAGTGCAGTCTTCTCTGATAAAATTTGAAATACTTGATAAGCCTGTTGCTCAGGTAAAAGACGAAAAATTATTTTCTGATGTGGTAAAAGCTGCTTTTGGACAGAGGCGAAAAGTTTTATCAAATGCTTTGAAAACTTTAAACATTGACAAGGAAATCATTGAAAGAGCCTTTGATTTATCAGGCTTATCTTTTAAGCGGCGGGGAGAGACTTTGACTGTAGAAGAGTTTGCACTTCTTGCGAATAATATATATGATTTAACAATTAAGTAA
- a CDS encoding S-layer homology domain-containing protein has protein sequence MLKKSRLFISVVVILSLLFSSAAYAKPQPQYSFDDIQNLTWAVKAIEKMYAKGFIKGVGNKKFDPSKPVTHLEALVMILRAMGYEEDANKITELPKEYKGPKLSWGKSFITLAYQKGILTYDELKKFNPNEKAKRYEIAKYLVRALGFEKQAQENIDKVLNYKDWDKIPKNVRGYMYVAVQKGLIKGDGKKLKPNDPVKRVEMAVLLERLDERIQNDLNGRDVVATVYAIDNNTITVKVNGVLKTFNILKNAPVYNGNEYVGIDYLKTGYQIRLILDSKNNIIFVEVLNNKSEEVIPIELKKVTNPPQKVLSAVEAIKNKPAVKLVEENGVYYVIATRGMMRTGGYIINIQKAQITKTSKDTILEVEVKYVDPSPDAIVTPAITYPYDIKSFTYDGKITQISAKTDKNINISVDIDISLDIK, from the coding sequence ATGCTAAAAAAATCTCGACTTTTTATTTCAGTAGTTGTAATCCTTTCACTGTTGTTCTCTTCGGCAGCTTATGCAAAACCTCAGCCCCAATACTCTTTTGATGACATTCAAAACCTCACATGGGCAGTAAAAGCAATCGAAAAAATGTACGCAAAAGGCTTTATAAAAGGAGTTGGAAATAAAAAATTTGACCCTTCAAAGCCTGTCACTCATTTAGAGGCATTAGTCATGATTTTGCGGGCAATGGGTTATGAAGAAGACGCTAACAAAATAACTGAACTCCCTAAAGAGTATAAAGGTCCTAAACTTAGTTGGGGAAAAAGCTTTATCACGCTGGCATATCAAAAGGGCATATTGACTTACGACGAGTTAAAAAAATTTAACCCAAATGAAAAGGCAAAAAGATATGAAATAGCAAAATATTTAGTTCGCGCTTTAGGTTTTGAAAAACAGGCCCAAGAAAACATAGATAAAGTTTTAAATTATAAAGATTGGGATAAAATTCCGAAAAATGTAAGAGGTTATATGTATGTAGCTGTACAAAAGGGCCTCATTAAAGGAGATGGAAAAAAACTTAAACCAAACGACCCCGTCAAAAGAGTAGAGATGGCTGTCTTACTTGAAAGGCTTGACGAAAGGATACAAAATGACCTCAATGGCCGTGATGTCGTTGCTACTGTTTATGCTATAGATAACAATACCATAACGGTAAAAGTCAATGGTGTACTAAAAACCTTCAATATATTAAAAAATGCACCAGTGTACAATGGGAATGAGTACGTAGGAATAGATTATCTAAAGACCGGTTATCAAATAAGATTAATATTAGATTCCAAAAATAATATAATATTTGTGGAAGTGTTAAATAATAAAAGTGAGGAAGTGATTCCTATAGAACTTAAAAAAGTCACAAATCCTCCTCAAAAAGTGTTATCTGCTGTGGAAGCTATTAAAAATAAGCCTGCTGTTAAATTAGTAGAAGAAAATGGAGTATATTATGTAATCGCAACCCGCGGTATGATGCGAACAGGTGGATATATCATAAATATACAAAAGGCCCAAATAACAAAAACATCGAAAGATACCATACTAGAAGTTGAAGTAAAATATGTAGACCCTTCTCCTGACGCAATTGTGACACCAGCTATCACTTATCCTTATGACATAAAAAGTTTTACTTATGATGGTAAAATTACACAAATAAGTGCTAAAACAGATAAAAATATAAATATCTCTGTGGATATTGATATAAGCTTGGATATTAAATAA